The nucleotide sequence CAATACACATTTTTACGGTAATGCTGCTGTGGTAACATATTTTGCGTGCCCCAAAAGAGGGGCTCTTACCTTCTCAGGTACGCATGCATCCCAAGGTCAGGCCGTGACGTCGAGACAAGCCCATATCCGTGGCCCGGCAGGGCCGGCCAACCGACGCCGCGGGCTCGGGCCGTGCGGCCTGGGCGGCCTTCTCTGGCTGGGTCTCGCCTTGACCGGTTGCGGGAGCGACGGGGTGGGCGGTGAACGCGGGCCCATGCCTGGGAGCGTTGGTGCTGCATGCAACGCCACCCTGCTGATCTGCGAGCCGGGATTGAGCTGCATCGGCGGCAGCTGCCAGCCGCCGCCCGGCGCCGGTGAAGGCGGCCGCTGCACGCTGGCGACCGACTGCGCCGCGGGCTTGTTCTGCAGCGTGACGGGCGTTTGCCAGGTATCGGGAACCGGCAGCGCGGGCAGCGCCTGCCGCAGCACCAGCGACTGCCAGCAGGGCCTACGCTGCGTAACTCAAGGCCTGGCAGGGCTGTGTCAGGCCGGCGGCAGCGGCGCGCCAGGGGCGGCATGCACCACCGCAAGCGACTGCATGGCCGGGCTCGTCTGCAACGGAACCTGCACCAACCCCGGGCCCGGTGGCCAACCGCCGCCCGGTGGCCAACCGCCGCCCGGCGGCCAGCCGCCTCCCGGTGGCAACCCGCCACCTAGCTGGACGAACGCCAAGTGCGCTGCGGACGATCCCGAGCCGGTCGCCTACTTCGACGTGCCGCGCACCGGCAACCAGCACGACTTTTATCGGCTGCCGTTCCCCAACGACGTTCGAAGGCTCGAGCGCGGGCTCGACCTCGGCGGCCACGCTGAGCCGCCAACTGCCATCAGCGCGCTGGTCGAGCTCTACCTCGAAGCGTCTCAAACGGACCTGGAGGGCTTCGCAACCAACCCCGTGGTCTTCTTCCGCTTCTCGCAACCCTACCGCTGGGCCGACGTGAGCCCCGGCTCCGTGATGCTAGTAGATATCACGCCTGGCTCGCCGACCTACAACCTACCCCACGCCGTACGCTGGCTCACGACCGAGGGCAGGGTCAGCAACTACATCTGCAACAACTGGCTTGGCGTGGCACACGGTCTGGGCACTGCGTTGCACCCTTCCACCACCTACGCCGTGATCCTCTCGACGGCGCTGCTGCCAAAGCAGGGAGGCGAGTTCGCTCGCGCCCCGGATCTCACGGCGCTCTTGACGGAGGGCAGCCCCGCCGAAGCGGCCCTCGGCCCGGCGCACGCTGCGTATGCACCGCTGAGGGCCTGGCTGACGGATGTTGGCCACGACCCCGCGAGCATCTTGAATGCGGCCGTCTTCACCACCCAGGACCCGCACGCACCTGTCGCCGCTCTGAAGCAAGCCGTCCAGTCGGCTCCTGCGGCGGGTGTGAGCGAGCTCACACGCTGCGCTGCCGGCAGCCCATCGCCCTGCGCAGACGGCACACCGGAGCGCACGTGCGGCACGCCCGCCGGCGACTACGTCGAGCTACACGGACGCATCGCGCTGCCGATCTTCCAGCAGGGCACACCGCCCTACGAAAAGCCGGCCGACGGCGGCGCGATCCCCCATCCCACCGCCACCGGTCTCGAGCCCGCGCGCACCGAAAACGTGTGCTTCGCCCTCACCGTGCCTCAAGGGCCGCCACCTCCGGACGGCTTTCCGCTCATGCTCTACGCCCACGGCACCGGAGGATCGTTCACGGCCGCCGTCCGCAACGGCCTTGCGGCCGACATGGCACGCGCCGAAGCGGGGGGCAGTCCCGTACCCGCCGCGACCCTCACCATAGACCTGCCGCAGCACGGCAGCCGCCGCGGCAGCTCGCGCCAAAGCCCCGAGCTGCTCTTCTTCAACTTCCTCAACCCCCGCGCGGCACGCGACAACGTGCTGCAGGGTAGCGCGGACCTGATGTCGCTCGTGCGCTGGGCCGGCCAGTACACTGCCGAGGCCGCGAGCTCGCCCACGGGCGAGGCCATCCGCTTTGATGCGAGCCGCCTCGTGCTTTTCGCGCACTCCCAGGGCGCCATGCATGCGACCCTCATGCTCCCCTTCCAGAGCGGGCTGGCGGCGGTCGTGCTTTCGGGCAACGGAGCCCATCTGACCCAATCGCTGCTGCACAAGCGCAACCCCGTCGACATCGCGGCCACGGTGCCGGTTGCCCTGCTCGACCCCGGCCCGGATGGACGCCTGGCCGTCGGCGACATGAACCCCATGCTCGCGCTCTTCCAGGGCTTTTTCGAGCGCTCCGACGGGATCAACTTCGCGGCCGCCCTGCGCCCCGAAGCCGAAAACGCACAGGACCTTCCGCACCTCTTCATGACCTACGGGCCGGGCGACACGTTCTCGCCCGAACCGGCCATGCAGGCCTATGCCAGAGGTGCCGGGCTGACCCAGGTGACTCCGGTGCTGCAGGACTTCAGCCAAATCACCGCCGATCCCCCGCTCTCCGGCAACGCGCCCGCGGGCGCGATGGGCACCCGCACGCTCGCCTTGCGCCAGTACGCGCCCGCCACGGGCGAGGACGGTCATTTCGTGGCAACCCGCACCATGCAAGGTCGCGCCGACGTGATCCGGTTCCTGTCGCAAGCGCTGGCCGGCGAAGTGCCCAGCGTCGGTGCCGGCCCAGCCACCGGCGTCCAGCCGTAACAGGACGAGCCTTAGATTTGGCCAGCTAATACTGGAAACGTAGCCAAATCTCTCTTGAGCCGACAGATTTGGCCAGCTATTCTCAACAAGGTGGCCAAATCTCGTATCGTCGCACGCGGCCGCGAGCGCGAGCTGCTCGAAAGCACGCTCGAATCACGACGGCCCGAGCTCCTTACTTTGTACGGTCGCCGGCGCGTGGGAAAGACCTACTTGATTCGCTCCGTCGTGCAACCAGCCGCAGGAACCTACCTCGAGATCACCGGAGAAAAGGGCGGCACGACCCGTCTTCAGCTCCGGCGTTTTCGACAGGCGATCGAGGCTGCCTGGGACCTCGCGGTTCCGCTGCCGGACTTCAAATCCTGGGACGACGCACTGAGCTATTTGTGCGATCTGGTGCAGGCGCGCGCCAAGCAGCAGCCCAACAAGACCATCGCACTGTTCTTTGACGAGCTCCCCTGGCTGGCGACCCCACGGGCGCGCCTCCTGGAGTCCATCGACCATGCCTGGAACACGCGGCTCTCGCGTTTGCCACAGCTCAAGCTCATTCTCTGCGGCAGCGCAGCTTCCTGGATGCTGCGCCGCATCGTCCACGCCAAAGGCGGCCTGCACAACCGCCTGACGCGCCAGCTGCGTCTCGAAGCCTTCACCTTGAGCGAAGCCCTCGAGTACTTGCGCGCCCGCCGGCTGAGGTTTTCCGAGCGCGAAGCGCTCGAGCTGTACATGAGCCTCGGCGGTGTGCCCTACTACCTCGACCTGATCGAGCGCGGGCAATCTGCGACGGAAGCCATAGGACGCCTGTGCTTCGAGCGCGGCGGTGCACTACGAAACGAATTCCGCAACGTGTTCGAAAGCCTATTCGAGCACCACGAGGAGCACCAGCGAATCGTGCGCACGCTGGCGCGACGGCGCCGCGGACTAACCAGAAACGAGCTGCTCAGCGCCCTGGGCGCTTCGTCCGGCGGAGGCATCAACCGGCGCCTGCAGGAGCTGGAGGAGGCCGGGTTCGTCGCCCGCGTGGAGCCCTACGACAAGAAGGTGAAGCAGGCGCTGTTCAGGCTGATCGACGAGTACACGCTCTTTCACCTGAAGTGGGTCGAGTCGAGCCCCAGGGGCGTGCTGGCGCGTGGCGGAGCCGCCTACTGGCAAGGTCGCGCCCAGACACCCGCCTACACCGCCTGGGCAGGCTACGCCTTCGAGGGCGTCTGCCTGAAGCACGCTCAGGAGCTCGCCCGCGCTCTCGGCATCAGCAGCCTTGTCACCGCGCTGGGTTCCTGGACCTGCCTGGCTCCCAAGGGCAAGCCCGAACGCGAAGGGGCTCAGGTCGATTTGCTCTTCGAGCGTGCAGACGGCGTTATCAACCTGTGTGAAATCAAGTTCAGCCGCGATCCTTTCGTGATCACCAAAGATTATGCCCGCACATTGAAGGACAAGCTGCGCATCTTCGAGCAGCAAACAAAGACCAGAAAACGCGTCCTGCTGACGCTGGTCGCGCCGCACGGGCTTCGGAAAAACAGCTGGTCCGAAGATCTGGTCGACCGAGTCCTGGACGCGAGGGCTCTGCTCGGCTGACCTGCAACTTCGTTGCAGACCCCGGTGAACGGTTACGCGCCACCCGCGGGTGGTCTTACACGATACTCGAGCAAGTCAAGGCGCAATTGTCGCATTCGACAAATACCCAATAGCGAGTAAGAAACTCCTTGACCAGATGCCGATCGCGGCGAATAACTTCCTCTGAGCCCGCACCCGTTGCACCTGCGGTGCCTTGTACGCTCGGGGTAGCTCATCAGGGGTATTCAGCGGGCGTAGCTCGTCAAGGGCGCTCGGGGGGCGTAGCTCATCAAGGGTATTCAGCGGGCGTAGCTCGCAGGGGTATTTCATCGAACATAGTTCGTCAGGGTTAACTCAGCAGGGGTGATTCATCAGGGGTAGTTTATGAAGCTTGTGTCAGTTCGAACCAGGCTGCTCGCATGTGTGTTCGTTGCGCTGATCGGATGCTCGCAAGAACCGATCGCGGGACCCATCGACAACCAGACCGCGGCGCTGACGCTCCGGCACGGCGGCGCGCTCGCCAAGCTGGACCGCACGCTGCAAGCCGCCTACGTGAGGTGGGCGGCCGCCAAGCGGCACCCGAAGTGGCGCGGCCTGGCCAACCTGCCCCGCCTCATGCCCGAACGCCTGATGAGCGTGCGCAAGGGGCGCTTTCAGGGCCGAGAGGCGGCCCTGGTGGACGTGTTCATTCAGACCGACAGCGGCCCGAGGCAAACCGCGAGCCTCGGGGCGCTGAGCGTGCTCGGCGCGCGCATCCGCACGGTGGTCAGCAACGGCATCGTCACCG is from Pseudomonadota bacterium and encodes:
- a CDS encoding ATP-binding protein, which gives rise to MAKSRIVARGRERELLESTLESRRPELLTLYGRRRVGKTYLIRSVVQPAAGTYLEITGEKGGTTRLQLRRFRQAIEAAWDLAVPLPDFKSWDDALSYLCDLVQARAKQQPNKTIALFFDELPWLATPRARLLESIDHAWNTRLSRLPQLKLILCGSAASWMLRRIVHAKGGLHNRLTRQLRLEAFTLSEALEYLRARRLRFSEREALELYMSLGGVPYYLDLIERGQSATEAIGRLCFERGGALRNEFRNVFESLFEHHEEHQRIVRTLARRRRGLTRNELLSALGASSGGGINRRLQELEEAGFVARVEPYDKKVKQALFRLIDEYTLFHLKWVESSPRGVLARGGAAYWQGRAQTPAYTAWAGYAFEGVCLKHAQELARALGISSLVTALGSWTCLAPKGKPEREGAQVDLLFERADGVINLCEIKFSRDPFVITKDYARTLKDKLRIFEQQTKTRKRVLLTLVAPHGLRKNSWSEDLVDRVLDARALLG